In a genomic window of Mycolicibacterium neoaurum VKM Ac-1815D:
- a CDS encoding YceI family protein, whose amino-acid sequence MTAATDLTTGTWAIDPVHSSVNFSVRHLMVSKVRGTFDSVAGAITVAEDGTPSVTATIDIASINTRNEQRDAHLKAADFFDAEQFPTATFTSTGVRADGDDYVVDGDFTLKGVTKPVTLNLQFNGVNPGMGHGAVAGFEASVVLNRKDFGIDFDAPLETGGAVVGDKVTVTLEIEALKQA is encoded by the coding sequence ATGACCGCAGCCACCGACCTGACCACCGGGACCTGGGCAATAGATCCCGTGCACTCCTCGGTGAACTTCTCGGTCCGCCACCTGATGGTCAGCAAGGTGCGCGGCACCTTCGACTCGGTTGCCGGCGCCATCACCGTCGCCGAGGATGGCACGCCGTCGGTCACCGCCACGATCGACATCGCCTCGATCAACACCCGCAACGAACAGCGTGACGCGCACCTGAAGGCGGCCGATTTCTTCGACGCCGAGCAGTTCCCGACGGCCACGTTCACCTCGACCGGCGTGCGCGCCGACGGGGACGATTACGTAGTCGACGGCGATTTCACGCTCAAGGGTGTCACCAAGCCGGTGACGCTGAACCTTCAGTTCAACGGCGTGAACCCGGGTATGGGCCACGGTGCGGTCGCCGGGTTCGAGGCATCGGTGGTGCTCAACCGCAAGGACTTCGGGATCGACTTCGACGCCCCGCTGGAGACCGGCGGCGCCGTCGTCGGCGACAAGGTGACCGTCACCCTGGAGATCGAAGCCCTCAAGCAGGCCTGA